GCGTCGGCGGCCAGCTCCTTGCGGATCAACGCCGTCATCTTGGATTCCGATCCCAACACGCCAGAGAGCCACTTGCGTTCGGCCTCCAGCTCGTCCTGCTCACCTCGAATCTTCATCTCTTCCAGACGCATGAGATGGCGCAGACGTAGATTGAGAATCGCCTCGGCCTGGATTTCTGAAATGCCAAAGCGATCCATCATCACCGGCTTGGGAGATTCCTCGGTGCGAATAATGCGGATGACCTCATCGATGTTGAGGTAGGCAACCAACAAGCCCTCAAGGATATGTAGCCGGTCTTCGACCTTGCCCAGGCGATGCTCCAGCCGTCGACGCACGGTCTGGCGACGGAAGACCAACCATTCGCTGAGAATCTCCACCAGGCCGCGAACCCGCGGACGCCCGTCCAGCCCGATCATGTTGAGATTGACCCGGATGGTCTTCTCCAGATCGGTCGTGGCACAGAGGTGGGCGATGAGCGCATCCACATCCACCCGGTTAGAGCGTGGAGAAATGACCAATCGGCATGGGGATTCATGATCCGATTCGTCACGCAGGTCATCGACCATCGGCAGTTTCTTCGCCCGCATCTGTGCGGCAATCTGCTCGAGAATCTTCGCCCCGGAGACCTGGTGCGGCAGCGCGGTCACGATGAGATCCTGGCCGTCGCGTTCGAAGACGGCGCGTACACGAACCTGTCCGTTGCCGGTTTCGTAAATCGCGCGCAATTCATCACTCGAAGAGACGATGTCGCAGCCGGTCGGAAAATCCGGGGCCGGCATCAGTGCCAACAGGTCGTCGAGCTGCGCCTTGGGCTTGTCCAGTAAATGCCGGGCGGCGGCCACGACCTCTCGCAGGTTGTGGGGCGGCACATCCGTTGCCATGCCGACCGCAATCCCGGACCCGCCGTTGAGCAGCACATTGGGCAGGCGGGCCGGCAACACCCGTGGCTCGGTCAGGGTTCCATCGAAGTTGGGAACCCATTCCACCGTGCCCTGGTCGATCTCGGCCAGCAGCGTGGCCGCATAGGGAGCCAACCTCGATTCGGTGTACCGCATGGCCGCAAACGACTTGGGGTCATCCGGCGAGCCCCAGTTACCTTGCCCGTCGACGATGGGATACCGGTAGGTAAAGGGCTGGGCCATGATCACCATGGCCTCGTAGCACGCGCTGTCGCCATGCGGATGAAACTTGCCGATCACATCACCCACGGTGCGCGCCGACTTCTTGTGCTTAGAGGCTGCACTCAGCCCCAGCTCGCTCATGGCGTAGGTGATACGACGCTGCACCGGCTTCAGCCCGTCGCCGATATGCGGCAGGGCGCGGTCCAGTACCACGTACATGGAATAGTCCAGATACGCCTTCTCGGCGAAGGTCTTCAGGGGCAGGTATTCGCCCTCTAGCGCGGATTCGTCAGTCATGTTCGACTCGTTTGGATTCGATGGTCAGCAACAACGCTGCGCCAGGGCGCTCAGCCCACAGGCTCGGCGCGATCTCCTTCAGCTTCCAGCCAGCCGCGTCGATCGGACGCCCGCTTCTTGGCCAGCAACATGTCAAACAACGCGTCCGCATCGGCGGCCTCGACGCGCAGCTGGACCAGCCGCCGGGTATCAGGCGCCATGGTGGTTTCCCTCAACTGGGGCGGATTCATCTCACCCAGACCCTTGAATCGGGTGACCGAAACCTTGCCCTTGATGTTCTCGGCCGCGATTCGGTCAAGCACGCCGTCCCGCTCGGCCTCATCGAGGGCATATTCGACCTGTTTGCCGATATCGATGCGGAATAACGGTGGCATGGCGACATAAACATGCCCCTGCTCGACCAACGGCCTGAAATGCTTCAGAAATAGCGCGCACAACAACGTCGCGATGTGCAGGCCATCAGAGTCGGCATCTGCGAGGATGCAGATCTTGCCGTAGCGCAGGCCGGACAAATCGCTTTGCCCTGGCGAGATGCCGATGGCGACCGAGATATCGTGGATTTCCTGAGACCCGAGCACCTCGGCCGAATCGACCTCCCAGGTATTCATGATCTTGCCCCGCAGCGGCATGATGGCCTGCGTGGTGCGGTCCCGAGCCTGCTTCGCCGACCCACCGGCCGAGTCGCCTTCCACCAAGAATAATTCGGTTTGGGCCGGGTCATCGACGACGCAGTCAGCGAGCTTGCCGGGCAACGCCGGTCCAGTGACGACCTTTTTGCGAACCACCTTCTTGGCGGCCCGCGTCCGGCGCTGTGCGGCCGAGATAATCCACTGAGCCAGCGCCTCCCCGTCTTGATGATGCTGGTTCAGCCACAGACTGAACGCATCCTTGACGACGCCCGACACGAACGCCGCACACTCACGGGAGCTCAGCCGCTCCTTGGTCTGGCCAGCGAACTGCGGATCCTGCATTTTCACCGACACCACGTACCCGCAGCCATTCCAGACATCATCGGGCGTGATACGAAGGCCTCGAGGCAGCAGATTGCGAAACTCACAGAACTCGCGCATGGCCTCGGTCAGCCCGGTTCGCAGCCCATTAACGTGCGTGCCACCCTGCGGCGTGGGCACCAAGTTCACGTAGCTTTCCGTGACCACCGTGGCATCGGTGTCTTCATCGATCACCCAGGCCACCGCCCAGTCCACACCCTCGCGTTCAGACGCAAAATGCCCGACAAATGCCGACTGGGGCACACGCTCGGCGGAACCGATAGCCTCATCCAGGTATTCCGCCAGGCCATCGGCGTAGCACCAGACTTCCGGCCCGTCCGCACCGGGGTAGTCGAAGACCACCCGCAAGCCGGGACATAGCACCGCCTTGGCGCGCAGCACATGGCGCAGCCGGGCGATGGAAAACTTCGGCGTGTCGAAAAAACTGGCATCGGGCCAGAACCGTAGCCGCGTGCCGGTGTTCCGTTTGCCGACCGAATCAACGGCTTGGAGTGGTTCGGTCAGATGGCCGCCGGCATAGGTCGACACCCAGCGCTGACTATCACGCTTGATCTCCACCTCCAGCCGTGTCGACAAGGCATTGACCACGGACACGCCAACGCCGTGCAACCCCCCGGAAAACTGGTAGTTCTTATTGGAAAATTTTCCGCCGGCATGCAAGCGCGTGAGGATGAGTTCCACGCCTGGCACCCCATGTTCCGGGTGCACATCCACCGGCATGCCGCGCCCGTCATCCTCGACTTGCAATGAGCCATCGTCGAATACGGTGATCCGAATCTCGGTGGCATGGCCCGCCAGCGCCTCGTCGACGCTGTTGTCGATCACTTCCTGCGCCAGATGATTGGGCCGGGCGGTGTCGGTAAACATGCCGGGGCGCTTGCGAACAGGCTCGAGCCCGCTGAGCACCTCAATGGAGGCCGCGTCGTAACTGCTTGTCATGTTAGTAGTGCTGAACAGGCGGCAAGGCGCCGCGTGTGGGCAACGTAAAGGAGCCCCAGGCCGCAATCAAGCATCGCGCGCTCCGGATTGACCCCGGCCTCGTGGTGTCAGGGCAAAGGGCCGGCCATGATTGAATCCAGTACACTTGCGCGCCCGATCCGCCCCCCCCGCGACACCCATGAGCCAGCCCGACGCGCCCGCAACCGTCTCCCTCTCAGATTTCGAAACGGCAGTCTCTGAATTGGAGTCCATTGTCGAAGCCATGGAATCCGGCGATTTGAGCCTGGAGCAGGCCCTGCAGCGCTTTGAGCGCGGTGTGACACTGGTCAAATCCTGCCAGGATGCCGTTCGCCACGCCGAGCTGCGGATCCGTCAGCTGACCGAAGACGGGGAAGAGACGCCGCTGCCGGACGACGAGCCGACCCCGTGACCCCCGACACGCTCCGGCAGCGACTGGAACAGCGGGCACAACGCCTGGAGGCGATTGCGCAGCGCTGGCTACCGCCCCCCGACGCCCTGCCCGAACGGCTGCACGCCGCCATGCGCTACGCCGTGCTGGGAGGCGGTAAGCGCCTACGCCCGCAGCTGGTCTACGCCAGCGGTGAAGCCCTGGGCCTGGCGCCGGCCCGGCTGGATGCCGTGGCATTGGCTGTCGAGCTCATCCATGCCTACTCGCTCATCCATGATGATCTGCCGGCGATGGACGACGACGACCTGAGGCGAGGCCGCCCCACCACCCACAAAGCGTTTGACGAGGCGACCGCCATCCTGGCTGGCGACGCGTTACAGCCCTTGGCATTCGAGATTCTGGCCACGGATGCCAGCATCGCTGGGGGAGCGCAGCAGCGGCTGGCCATGATCAGCCGGCTGGCCCGAGCGGCCGGCTCCTGCGGCATGGTCGGCGGACAGGCGGTGGACCTGCAGCAGGTCGGGCAGCAGCCGGATCTGAACACCATCGACACCATGCACGGGTTGAAAACCGGACGCCTCATCCATGCCGCCACCCTGTTACCCGCCGATTTGGCCGACGCGGCTGACACCGCGGTCCAGGCACTGGAGGCGTATTCCTCACGCATCGGCCTGGCGTTCCAGATCCACGACGACGTCCTCGACGAAACCACCGAAACGGCCGTGCTCGGTAAGCCCCAAGGCGCCGATCGCGCGGCCGGCAAGCCCACCTACCCGGCGCTGCTAGGGCTTGATGCCTCGCGTCAGCGTGCGCAAACACTCACCGACGAGGCGCTAGACCATTTGCGCGGCTTCGGTCCCGAAGCCGATGGGCTGCGCGCGTTGGCACAACACATGATTCAACGGAAGCACTAAGTTTGAAGCCAATGCCATACCGCCCCATAATGGTGCGATCCCACCGCCTGGTAATTCCGTGTCATGTCTGACGCGTCTGGATATTCTCTGCTCGGTCGCGTGCACTCGCCCGAGGATTTGCGCGCACTGCCGGAAGATCAGCTTCCTGCCCTCGCCGTTGACCTACGCCGGTTTCTGATCGAAACCCTGGGTCGTATTGGCGGGCATTTCGCCGCCAATCTCGGCACCGTCGAATTGACGATCGCCTTGCACTACCTGCTGAACACCCCGGATGACCGTCTGGTCTGGGATGTCGGCCATCAGGCCTACCCGCACAAGGTGCTGACCGGACGCCGGTCGCGCCTGGAAACCATTCGCCGCAAGGATGGGCTTGCGCCGTTTCCAGCCCGCGAGGAAAGTGAATACGACACCTTTGGAACCGGACACTCCAGCACCTCAATTTCCGCAGCCGTCGGCATGGCCGAGGCCATCCGCATCCGCGGAAACAGGGGACAGCAGCGTGTGGCCTGTGTGATTGGCGATGGCGGCATGACCGCCGGAATGGCATTCGAGGCCCTGAACCACCTCGGGACAGCCGGTAGCGACGTGCTGGTCATCTACAACGACAACGACATGTCGATCTCCGAGAATGTCGGCGCCTTGCGCGATCACTGTGCCCGCGTGTTTTCACGGCGGCCGGACGCCGCACGCTCGGCGGAAGCCTACCGCCGCGCCGCAGCGCCCGAATCGGACCTGTCGCCCGATGACGGTGACCTGTTCGAGTCCTTGGGTGTGCAGTATCTCGGCCCCGTCGACGGCCACGATCTGGACAGCCTGCTGCCGGCACTGCGCAATGCCTTGCAGATCCGCGGACCGCGGCTGCTGCATGTCGCGACCGTCAAGGGCAAGGGCTTCGATCCGGCCGAGTGTGATCCCATTGCGTACCACGGGGTCACGAGCTTTGACCCCGTCACGGGCGAGATGCCCAAGTCCAAGAGCAGCCGGCCGACATTCACCAAAATATTCGGCCAATGGCTTTGTGAAGCGGCCGAATCCAATCCTGACCTGGTGGCCATCACACCCGCGATGCGCGAGGGGTCAGGCCTGGTCGAGTTTGCCCAACGATTCCCCGATCGCTATTTCGATGTCGCCATCGCCGAGCAACACGCGGTCACGCTGGGCGCCGGTCTGGCAACCGAAGGCCTGCACCCGGTGGTCGCGATTTACTCGACCTTTTTGCAGCGCGGCTACGACCAGCTCATCCATGATGTCGCCATCCAGAACCTGCCGGTGATGTTTGCCATCGACCGCGGGGGGCTGGTGGGGGCCGATGGTGCCACCCATAACGGCGCGTTCGATCTGAGTTTTATGCGCTGCATCCCCAATATGGTGGTCATGGCGCCCAGCGATGAAAACGAATGCCGTCGCATGCTGGCAACCGGCATGGCCCACCCGGGCCCCAGTGCCGTGCGCTACCCCCGTGGTAGCGGTCCCGGCGCCGAGCTGGATGACAAGCTGCAGCCCCTGACGATGGGTCAGGCTCGGATCGTCCGCTCTGCCCTGGGTCGCCGACGTCCTCGGGTCGCCATTCTGGCGTTTGGCATCATGGTGGAACCCGCGCTGGCGGCCGCTGAATTGCTCGACGCCACGGTGGTGGACATGCGCTTTGTCAAACCGCTGGACGTGGACATGATCCTGCGCATGGCAGACGAAGCCGATCTGCTTGTGACCATCGAAGACAATGTGGTGGCCGGAGGCGCAGGCAGCGGCGTCAACGAAGTGCTCATGGAGCGGCATCTGGCCGTCCCTGCCCTCAACCTGGGCCTGCCGGACCGCTTTGTCGAGCATGGGGGGCGCGAAGAGATGCTCGCCAGCCTCGGTCTGGACGCCGCCGGTATTCAGCGCGCCATCCAGCGTCGTCTGAGGGCACGTGATCTGGACGATGTGAGCTCGGCAGGCCAGACGGGCTAGCCCCATACGCCGCGGGTGTTCCCTGGACGGCTCACACCTTAGTCGGTGTAGCGTCCGGGGCGCGTCGACAGCGTATCCAGTCGCCAGAAGGCCGATGGCGTCGCGGCCTCGATTCGGGCTTCCAGCCCTGGCTCCAGCCCCGGAAACAAGTCAAAGCCGATCCGGGCTTCCACGGCATCAACCGTGGTCACGTAGCGTCGCAGATCGGCCCGTGGCGGCGCGGATTGCGGAACAATGAAACTCAACGCCTGCCACTCTCCGCCGGGCGTTCTGGCCAGCAAGACCCGATACAGGGCATCGGGGACTTCCACGCCCTGGCCCACCCATTCACGCACGTCATCAAACACCGGCCCGGTCACGACCCAGAACTGCTCGGCCTCGCGGCTCCAGGCGTCTGTTTCCAGCTCCTCGATGCGTTGCCAGACCCCGCGGTTCATATCCGGGCGCTGGGCGACGATGTTGGTCATTCGAAACGTCGCCAGCTGCGCCTGGCGGCCATAGAGACGCGAGATGGCGTAATTCGGGGCCAGATGGCCGCGCCCATACCCACTGCCGGACAGCGCGCGCGGGCCTGGCTGGTGAAATACCCGCCAGTCACGGGTGAAGCGCTCGGGCCGCGGCGGCCCGGCCGGATTCTCGACCCATCCGCTCCGATACGCCACCCATAACGGCGCCCCACGCCACTCGGAGTAGCCGGTGTAGAACCCCGGCGATTCGAGGATACGCACCCAATGCAATCCATCGGTGATGACAGGGTCTGGCCAACCGCCCGGCAGGCCTGCCCGCTGCGCCGATGGGGGTAGCACCAGCCCGGCAACCAAGGCCGCCAGCGCCAATGCAGCGGCGAGCAGCCACCGCCTTTGTCGCCGACGCATCAGCGTGTCGCGCTTTGCTCATCGAACCAGGCCAGTTCCTGACGCAGGCGGACGACGGTGCCCACAATGAGCAACGCGGGACCGGTGAGGCCGGTGTCAGCGACCGCGGCCTCCAGCGTAGCCAAGGTGCCCGTCACCACCCGCTGAGATTGCAGCGTGCCGGATTCAACCATGGCGCAGGGGTGGTCGGCCGCCAGGCCATGGGCGATGAGCTGCTGACATAGCTCACCCAATGTCGCCAGCCCCATGTACACCACCAGAGTTTGCTGGGGCGCAGCCATGGCAGTCCACGGTAAATCCAGGGCGCCATTGGCCTTACGATGTCCTGTGACCAACATGCAGGACTGTGCGTGGTCACGATGCGTCAATGGGATCCCGGCATAGGCTGCGCAACCGGCGGCGGCGGTAATCCCAGGCACCACCTCGACCTGCAGACCGGCCGCGGCCACATCGGCAATCTCCTCACCACCGCGCCCGAAGATGAACGGATCGCCGCCCTTGAGCCGCACCACCTGCTTGCCGGCCCGGGCATGTTCGATCATCAGCGCATTAATTTCGGATTGGGGCACCGTATGCCGATCCCGTCGCTTACCGACGTGGATGCGCTCGGCATCCCGGCGCGCCAGATCGACCAGCGCCTGGTTGACCAGCCGGTCGAAAAGCACGACATCTGCGTCCTGTAGCCGGCGCAGCGCGCGCAAGGTGAGCAGCCCCGGGTCACCAGGCCCGCCACCCACCAACGTCACCCGTCCTGGTTGCATCGCCTCCGAGCTGGCCGCCTGGTCCAACGCCGAATCAATCCGCTGCGCCAACACCGCGTCCGACTCGGCGAAACCCTCTCGCCAAAGACCGTCGACCAGGCGCTCCCAGAATCCGCGCACCCGCGCCGGCGCCAGCTGCGCACGGACACGATCACGGTAACGCCCTGCCGTGGCAATGAACGCACCGAGGCGCTGCGGCAGCGCCTGCTCGATGCGTTCGCGCACCCGTCGCGCGAGTACGGGCATGGCCCCTTGGGAGCTAATCGCCACGATAAGCTCTCCACGCTCCACGATGGCAGGCGTGATGGCCGTGCAGGCGGCCCGATCATCCACCACGTTGACCGGAATCGCCGCCCCGCGAGCGGCATCGGCCACCGCATGGTTGACCTGCGTATCTGACGTCGCGGCGATGACGAGCCGCTGGCCGGTGACATCGGCGGCTTCAAAGCCTCGCGGCGCCCAGTCGATGGCGCCGGATTCGGCCGCCTGACGCAGGCTGGGCGTCAACTCGGGGGCAACAATGCGGATACGCGCCGGCGTCTTGGCCAGCAGGCGCCATTTGCGCTCGGCAACCACGCCGCCGCCAACGATCAGCACGTCGGCCGACGCCATGTCCAGAAACACGGGAAAGTACTGCAACGCAAAGCCTCGGCAAAAGATCGGTGGGACCACGCGGCCGCATGGACCGCCCGGAAAGTCTAACGTAAGGTGACCAAACCACTGATACGGACACGACACCCCGGCCATGAAGTTGCGGCAACTGCATTTCGTTCACGAGATCGTCAAGCATGACCTCAGCATCACGGCCGCGGCCGAGGCGCTATTCACTTCGCAACCCGGCATTAGCAAGCAGCTGCGCCTGCTGGAAGACGAGCTGGGCGTCCCGTTGTTCGAGCGCAGTGGCAAACACCTGACCCGGCTGACCCCGGCCGGCGAACAAATTGTCCAGATTGTCGACCGGGTCTTACTGGACGTGGACAACATCTCGCGGGTGGCCAAGGACTTCTCTGACGGCAACCGAGGGGTGCTGAGCCTGGCCACCACCCATACCCAGGCTCGCTACGCCCTGCCGCCTGCAGTGACGGCCTTCAAGAAGCAGTACCCCGATGTCACGCTGAACCTGCACCAGGGGTCACCACCGCAGATCGCACGAATGGCCGCCGAAGGCGAAGCCGATTTCGCCATCGCAACCGAAGCGCTGCACCATTTCGACGAGCTGGTCATGCTCCCCTGCTATCACTGGAATCGCGCCTTGCTGCTGCGCCCGGGGCATCCGCTGGCCTCGGTGAGCAATCCGGGGCTTAAGGATTTGGCGCGCTACCCGCTGATCACCTACACCTTCGGGTTCACCGGGCGTTCGCAGCTGGATCAGGCCTTTAAGGCCCAGGGCCTGCAGCCGAATGTGGTGCTAACAGCCGTCGACGCCGACGTGATCAAGACCTACGTTCGCCTCGGGCTGGGCGTGGGGATTATTGCCAACATGGCCTACAGTGCCGAGGAGGACGATGACCTGGTCGCCATCGACGCCGGGCATTTGTTCAGCCGAAGCACCACGCATATCGGCTTTCGCCGTAATCAGTTCCTGCGCGACTTCATGGTTCGATTCATCGAAACCTTTGCTCCGCATCTCAAGCGCGACCTGATCGAGCAGGTCATCGAGATTCGCGAGCCCGCCGAGCGCCGGGCCTTTGTGGCCGAGCATGTCGGAGAGGTTCCGGCCTTATAACTAAGCGGCCATGCGGCTTGCGCCAGGGCGCGGTATTGCTATCCTCGCCGCCCGTTTCACCGTGCGGACGTGCCCGATGTATCAATACGACGCCATCGACCAAACCATTGTCGACGAACGCGTCCGTCAGTTTCGTGACCAGACCCAGCGGTTTCTGGCCGGCGAGCTGACCGAAGACCAGTACCGTCCGCTGCGCCTGCAGAACGGGCTTTATATTCAGCGCTTTGCGCCGATGCTGCGCATCGCCATCCCGTACGGGCTGCTGTCATCCCGACAGCTCCGCAAGCTGGCCAGCATCGCGCGTGAGTACGATCGCGGCTACGGTCACTTCACCACCCGCCAGAATCTGCAATTCAACTGGCCTCGGCTGGAAACGGTGCCGGACATTCTGGAAGAGTTGGCCAGCGTGCAGATGCATGCCATCCAGACCAGCGGCAACTGCATTCGCAACACCACGTCAGACCAGTATGCCGGCGTCGCCGCCGACGAGCTGGAAGATCCACGCCCGTATTGCGAGATCATTCGCCAGTGGTCGACGCTGCATCCGGAATTCGCCTACCTGCCCCGCAAATTCAAGATTGCGGTGACCGCCAGCGCCACCGACCGCGCCGCGATCCGCGTCCATGACATCGGGCTGCAAATCGTCGAGAACGCCCAAGGTGAGCGTGGCTTTGCCGTGTTTGTGGGCGGTGGCCTGGGTCGTACGCCGGTCATCGGTACCTGCATCCGTGATTTTCTTGAGCCGGTGCACATGCTCTCGTACCTCGAGGCCATTCTGCGCGTCTACAACCGGTTGGGTCGTCGAGACAACAAGTACAAGGCACGCATCAAGATTCTGGTCCGCGAATCCGGCGCCGAACGCTTTGCCGAGTGGGTCGAGGCCGAGTGGGACAAGCTGCGCGATACAGACCTGCGACTGGAGCCGGAAGACATCGCCCACATACAGGATTTTTTCCAACCGCCCGCCTACGAGCCACGTCGCGACAGCGATGCGGTGGCCGCGCAGGCCGCAAGCGAGTCGGGTTTTGGCCGCTGGATGGCGCATAACGTCATCGCCCACAAGCAGCCCGGCTACCGCATCGTCACGGTGTCGCTCAAAGCCCCGGACGACGCGCCCGGCGATTGCAGTGCAGAACAGATGGAGCGGGTCGCAGACCTGGCCGACACGCATGGGTTTGGCGAAATCCGGACCACGCATGAGCAAAACCTGATCCTGCCCGATGTCCCGCACGAAGACTTGTACACCGTCTGGAAGGCGCTGGATGAGGTCGGCCTGGCCACGCCCAATCACGGCACCCTCTCCGACATGATCGCCTGCCCCGGACTGGATTTCTGCAGCTTGGCCAATGCCGGCTCCATCGGTGTGGCACGCGAGATCAATGCTTTATTCGACGATCTTGACGAGCAGTACGATCTGGGCGAAATCAAGCTCAAGATGTCGGGCTGCATGAATGGCTGCGGCCACCACAGCGTGGGGCATATCGGCATTCTGGGCGTCGATAAGAAGGGCGAAGAGTGGTACCAGATCACCCTGGGTGGCACCGCCGCGGAAGACGCCGAACTTGGTCAGCGGCTAGGTGCATCGGTGTCACGTCAGGACATTGCACCGGCGATCCGCAAGATCGTCGACCGCTACGCCGAGGTCCGTGAAGGCGACGAACTGTTTCTGGACACGGTTCGCCGCCTCGGCATCACTCCTTTCCGAGAGGCGGTTTACGGATGATTCTGCTGCATATCGACGGTTCCACTGAATCCGTGGACTGGCGCCTGCTCGGCGCCGAGGACACCCCGAGCGGGCAAGGCTGGGAAGCCATCGGCCTGGACCACCCCACGGTCGCCCAGGCCGGTGAGCCGCTAGGCCTGCACCTTGAAAACACGGTGGACGTGGAGTCCCTGCCAGTCGACCTCGCCGCATTTCGCTTTGTCGCGCTGGATTTTCCGGCCTTCACCGACGGTCGCGCCTACTCCCAGGCCAGCGTGCTACGCAGCCGGCTTCATTGGACACGGCCCATAGTCGCAACGGGAGACCTGCACCAGGACCAGGCCTGTTATCTCAAGCGCTGCGGCTTTGATGTGTTTGCTGTGGAGGATGCGGCACAGGCCGAGCGGTTGGCGCGCGGGTTCAATGACTTCACGACGGCCTATCAGGCCACGCAGGCGGGTGAGCTACCCGCCTACCGCCGGCGCCGCAGCGCATAAGCTGCCCGGCTTGCCTCAGCGAGTGCCTGAGGCAAGCCCGCCGATTCGAAAGCCTAGGCGGCAGCGAGCGAATCGGCGCCGAAGTACCGGGCTAATGCGGCGGGCAGGCGAATGGAGCCATCGGCCTGCTGGCCGTTCTCCAGCACCGCAACCAAGGCACGACCGACCGCAACGCCCGATCCGTTGAGTGTATGGACTAACTCGGGCTTGGCCCCCTGCTCCGCGCGGCAACGCGCTTGCATGCGACGCGCCTGGAAGTCCCGGGTGTTCGAGCAGGAGCTGATCTCACGGTAGGTCTGCTGACTCGGCAGCCACACTTCCAGATCGTAGGTCTTGGCCGCCGAGAACCCCAGATCGCCCCCGCATAGCGCGACCACGCGATAC
This region of Abyssibacter profundi genomic DNA includes:
- a CDS encoding nitrite/sulfite reductase gives rise to the protein MYQYDAIDQTIVDERVRQFRDQTQRFLAGELTEDQYRPLRLQNGLYIQRFAPMLRIAIPYGLLSSRQLRKLASIAREYDRGYGHFTTRQNLQFNWPRLETVPDILEELASVQMHAIQTSGNCIRNTTSDQYAGVAADELEDPRPYCEIIRQWSTLHPEFAYLPRKFKIAVTASATDRAAIRVHDIGLQIVENAQGERGFAVFVGGGLGRTPVIGTCIRDFLEPVHMLSYLEAILRVYNRLGRRDNKYKARIKILVRESGAERFAEWVEAEWDKLRDTDLRLEPEDIAHIQDFFQPPAYEPRRDSDAVAAQAASESGFGRWMAHNVIAHKQPGYRIVTVSLKAPDDAPGDCSAEQMERVADLADTHGFGEIRTTHEQNLILPDVPHEDLYTVWKALDEVGLATPNHGTLSDMIACPGLDFCSLANAGSIGVAREINALFDDLDEQYDLGEIKLKMSGCMNGCGHHSVGHIGILGVDKKGEEWYQITLGGTAAEDAELGQRLGASVSRQDIAPAIRKIVDRYAEVREGDELFLDTVRRLGITPFREAVYG
- the cysG gene encoding siroheme synthase CysG gives rise to the protein MQYFPVFLDMASADVLIVGGGVVAERKWRLLAKTPARIRIVAPELTPSLRQAAESGAIDWAPRGFEAADVTGQRLVIAATSDTQVNHAVADAARGAAIPVNVVDDRAACTAITPAIVERGELIVAISSQGAMPVLARRVRERIEQALPQRLGAFIATAGRYRDRVRAQLAPARVRGFWERLVDGLWREGFAESDAVLAQRIDSALDQAASSEAMQPGRVTLVGGGPGDPGLLTLRALRRLQDADVVLFDRLVNQALVDLARRDAERIHVGKRRDRHTVPQSEINALMIEHARAGKQVVRLKGGDPFIFGRGGEEIADVAAAGLQVEVVPGITAAAGCAAYAGIPLTHRDHAQSCMLVTGHRKANGALDLPWTAMAAPQQTLVVYMGLATLGELCQQLIAHGLAADHPCAMVESGTLQSQRVVTGTLATLEAAVADTGLTGPALLIVGTVVRLRQELAWFDEQSATR
- the cysB gene encoding HTH-type transcriptional regulator CysB, whose protein sequence is MKLRQLHFVHEIVKHDLSITAAAEALFTSQPGISKQLRLLEDELGVPLFERSGKHLTRLTPAGEQIVQIVDRVLLDVDNISRVAKDFSDGNRGVLSLATTHTQARYALPPAVTAFKKQYPDVTLNLHQGSPPQIARMAAEGEADFAIATEALHHFDELVMLPCYHWNRALLLRPGHPLASVSNPGLKDLARYPLITYTFGFTGRSQLDQAFKAQGLQPNVVLTAVDADVIKTYVRLGLGVGIIANMAYSAEEDDDLVAIDAGHLFSRSTTHIGFRRNQFLRDFMVRFIETFAPHLKRDLIEQVIEIREPAERRAFVAEHVGEVPAL
- a CDS encoding DUF934 domain-containing protein yields the protein MILLHIDGSTESVDWRLLGAEDTPSGQGWEAIGLDHPTVAQAGEPLGLHLENTVDVESLPVDLAAFRFVALDFPAFTDGRAYSQASVLRSRLHWTRPIVATGDLHQDQACYLKRCGFDVFAVEDAAQAERLARGFNDFTTAYQATQAGELPAYRRRRSA